GGTTGAGCCAGAGGTGTTGGACGGATGCGTGGAGCCAAAATGTGTCCGAAGCATCACGACTGGGCGGAGCAGGAGATTTCAAGACCTGAGGAACACAGGTGTAGTGTTTTAGAGCAGGAAAATACATTCGTGACAAAGAAGAATCTACAACAAACAGGAACCCCGTCAAAACACTGATCCACGTTGGTGAACACTCTACCTTTCGATGAGGTTGTTGTGCTGCCGATTCCTGCGACTTGTTGCCTCGATGAAAGTGGGAAACGTCTTTGGAAGCTGCTGCACACGTTTGTGTTGATGCATCAGTCAAATGTGTCGGTAGCTGTTTTGCAAAAGCACTTATGAAAACGAGCAGACCCACAGGTTACAGGGGATTCACAGGGGTAATGATGGGTTTAATGGTTGTTATCCAaaccagtgttttctgtgttgactCTGCACCATCAGCTGATCTCCTCTGAGGTGGCGGCAGATCAGCGGCGTCAGTGAAGCACaaagaaaaggtttttaaatacttaattaaACAAAGCAGTGAAGTTCACAACAGGTCCAGATGGTGGATGATGCTGTCCACTCTGAGTCTGTGGCTTCTGTCAGTTGACTTGTGGATTGATGATGGCgttgctgtttttaatgtgtctcAAGTAGTCACATTATTTTCTGCATGTCAACTTTGTTTTATACAATATTTAGGTCAAGGCTTTTAAAATAAGCCCCACCTCCCCCCTGCACggtacattattatattttcatttttccatgtATTTGTTTGATCTGTGCTAAATAAATCTAATCAAAAACTTGACAGATATTTTAAGTTTGAAGTGAAAACCaataatatttatgtttgtttttaagacaTTTCACTAAAAGCCACAACTGCCTTTTGATTTATCATCtgggaccatgaatgtcagtACTAAATATCATTACATACAAAAATCATGGTGTTCTCGGAGGTGATGTAAATGTTGATGTAAATTTGCaaactgttgttgttgcagctggaaaaaacaaatgtgtgttgaaACTTCCTAGACATTACAGGAAAATTGACAcatattatactatatatatatatattatgtaataTGTTAAACGATTTCTGCTACTGAGagaaggttgtttttttaaactcttctttatgggcagacaataacaaacaatCTACAGGCAATATATCAATATAGTGATCCTTTGTTATGTTGCTATAGataattattatattgtgataattactGGTATTGTGTTTTTGCCCAGCCCTACCCATGATGCTTTGAGGCTACAGCCAGGCAGGTACCAGATGTGTCCACATGCGTTCAATGTATGTTGGTACATGCACATGTATTGTGTAACTGCCgatattcatgttgtgttttgtcgTTCTCTCCAGTTTGTTTTCAGTCCAGAAGTCGAGGGGCTGTtgcaggaggagagcagagacattatctatattattatacattattataaGTTTGATTTCTGCAGCCGCTGACATTGGCCACAAGGGGACGTACTTCTTCTGCCACACGTGTGAACTCGTCTCTACCTTGTGCCAGTAAACACACGCTTGTCGTCATCAAAGCTGGAAAGTACAAATGAGCCGGAACTAGAGAGAAGAAGCTTTGATGTCTGCTACAGAATCTCTTGATGCTTTTGAAGTTAATCTCATTCCCCCGAGATACGTTTGACCAAAGCAACTAaacaacacagtcacacacacaatactgtGTGAAATTCAATTAGCTTGCAGTCAGTGCATTGCTCCTGTGGTACAATACTAgtaactgtgtttctgtgtttcctctcatcttGTCTGGATGTTTTTCTGTCCTGCTGGATGAAATAAACCTGGTGTAAAACGGTTACCAAGCAGAATCAGGCCAGTAGCATGTGGTGTTTAGTAACATGATTTTCTTCCTGTCCAAACAAGATAAATCGATTCAAATCAAACCTCTTCCCCTCATCTCCGTGTAGCGGATGACCACCAGGCTCTAATCTGGGACATCCAGCAGATGCCGGGGGCCATCGAGGACCCTATGCTGGCCTATACGGCCGAGGGAGAGATCAATAATGTACAGTGGGCAAAAGCGTTCTCAGCCATGTTCACAGGACAAAGGACAAAGCAACAGGATTGTGTCGGTGCCAAGTTGATGCAGATGATGTGTGTAAAGTTTTTTacaatagctgctttcagacacgaaCTCCGGAAAATGAGCATTTGTGTTGTCCCATGCGAACCCCTCTGGTAGATTTCAGGAAGATATCTGGAAAATATCCGGACTTCATTGcttgtgtgaaagcagctgatCCCACTGCTTGACCTTGTTACACAACGATCGCACTGCATCAGAAAACTGGAACGAGCACcgagacacaaaacaaagtgtCACAAGGTTCAATTCCCTTCCGTCTCTCAGCAGGTCGTCTTatcaacagacagacagttacacGTTGCTACGTTGTGAAACTTCTTTTGTTGTTTGGCCTCAAtattcattcatgttcattcGTTTTGtgatttatataaatgtgttttattccacTGAAAACCACTACATAACAGTTTAATGGTATTAAAAGACCCTAATCTGTCATTTCTGCAACATTAACTTTATTAACCTAACCTAAttataaacagaaacaaacagcccccccctccccatcacAGTTTTTTTATATGTAGACAATATGAACTCAGTGACTCATTAACACACTTGTACAATTTTATATCGCACAAATGTACAGTTAGAAATGATAGATTGAAAAAGTGTAGAACGCTGAAGTTGCAGAGAAAAGAGTCGGTAACTGCGTGGAAACTGACATTAGATCACGAGCGCTGTCAATCAATGTCAGTGCTGTTGTGACAGTGGAATGAGAATCTGGTGGGAAACACGAGTGGAGCCCGGGTCGATAAATCTGTTAGCCGATAAAAATCTTTCACTGACGTGTCGGTTCAGGGCTTCATGTTGATatgaacacttttatttcaGAAGAAAAGAtgctcatttacatttatttggttgtatttgtgttttctttttatttatagttatttattataaagtttatgGTGAAAATATCAGGCCTCAATGACATTTCTTTATCATAACTAATGACGTTATGAATCCTTCCAATTTTTCATCAATATATCGGTAttggaaagtttttttttctacttttttacaCTTCGTCTGTGTTCATGATGCATCAATGATTTCCTTCATAGTTTAATTTTCACCCATTGGATCCAGATGGAAACAGTTGCAGTGGTTGAATGAATGTTGCCGCTATCTAACCAGAAGTTGTCGTACAGAAATGTCAGAGATATGTTTGCGGtaatttagaaagaaaaaaaatcctattcCATAGTTTGTGCATCTGAgaaatttgtttttgaaaactgTCAAGTGTCCCAATGCTTCTTGGTTTATTCTCCACATTCAATGGATCCTCATCTAAATGGTTTCATGTGAAAATCAGCCCATGAATTGTGAGCAGATTTTCTTAAATGAGTATTTAGACATTGTTGGAAATTTAACAAACCAGGTATGATGTATTAgctctgatttagttttttttctaaatctaGAGAGAACCAGATGAGCTTTTTCAAGGTGGAAACTTTTCCTTTATTCGTAAATAACAATATTGCTGATGGATTTGTGGACTCAGTGTCTATCAGGCTCTAATCTGTGATAGAGGCTCGGACCTGATCAGCAACaggaagaaaatacagagaattGAACCACAACAGAAGTGGTTTCACAAAACGGAACCACGATGATCTGACTCATGCACAAACTGTAAATCAGCAGATGTCTTGTGGGAAGTGTGATAACTGTAGTACTCATCACTGACTGAGTGTTATCCTGTGTGAGTCAGAATTCCTTGCAGGCCTCCACTATCTGACGTCGGGACACTACTTCCTGTCCTGTATTGATAGCAGATTATTGGACTCTTCCTCACATCTGTAAGCAGCTGTGTTTTACTACTTTCTCTCGGTCACACTGTCTCTTTTACTGCAGGCATTCAGAGGACGGGCAGCACCGGGTCAGACAGATGTTTCTGGATCTCAGACAGTCCTGAGCTGATGTCCAGGTTCCCCGGCAGCGACGGGCAGCGGAGGCTCCCACACAGCCGGGGGTTCTCCACGAGGGAGGATTTGTCTGACGGCTGCGCAGTTAACCCCGGACGGGTCTCAGTTTCGGGGGTGACGGTCATGAACATGGTGTCGTCCGAGGCCACGGTCACGGGGATACCGCTGGACAGAGACTCCTGGGACCTCTGGGTGAATGTAAGGTCAGTCGAGTTGTGGAGAGAAGACATGAGAATGTTTAACTTTTAGGTAAAAGGGATCTagtggcagaaactgaatataaaataatcctagtgatgttttcactactgagtttcatctaaattgtacaaagtgttgttttctttaccttagaatggaccctttatatttaaatactctatatttacatcaggagcgagTCCTCGCTACGGAggcggccatgtttttttacagtagcccagactggacaaactagacttcttttgagtttttatgacaactgaagtctaccacaggttctctttctctttagaaggggagggtggggtgaggggtatttagctgcaacatgcaactccaccactagatgtcactaaatcctacacactgtacctttaagTAAAAGCCCAAGAATAAAATGTTGTAGTGAAGAGTGACTGGGAGTTTTACAGTATTAGTACAGTTCATGAATCTTTATGCAATTTGgcgcagatccaaataaaaatctgaatggagtgaatttaaatgtggtttcacatgGAGACATTCTAGTTGTAGATGTGGCGTTAGTCTTTACCTGTGTGTCCATCTGTATGGGAGAGATGGGATACATGCTGTGCACCACTGGTGTCCCAGTCCCATACAGGCTGGGTGAGTTGGAGGGGAGGGTACTGGATGTTACAGTGCTGTAAGCTGGAGGTACGGGAGCCATCTGCCtctggagaagctggaggatGACGTTGATGTCGGTCGTCATGCGAGTCTCCAGTCTGGAGAAGACGATGGCAAAAGAATCTTTACACCCAGAAGCTTCAGAGAAAATACTCTTTTAATGAATCTTAGAGTTTCAAATATCAGGCTATATTGCATTTAGAATATACAGTACTAGGTGACATTGTCAGACAATATGTAATAAGATGATATAAAGGGGTTCAAATCAACAGAGTCTAACATTAAGGAGAAAATTCACCTGTTGagctgtgaatgtaaaagttccaGTCGAGACTCCAGCTCACTGGGTCGTTCTTCTGTGAAAGGCGGTGGATGGTATGAGTTCCGGACAGAAGACGATCGCCACGTGCGGCCAGAAAACTGTTGTGACTGTCGGTCAGGCCAGTAACGATACATCGCCGGCACATTCAAAGATGAAGCTGAGGAAAATAACATAGCAGCCGGTTGCAGTAAGTGTTTACAACGTTCACATCTTGTGTCTCTTTCCAGGACAATCCAGAACGTTGTCCACCCACCTTGGGGTCCTCTGTCCACTGCTTCCTTCCCCACTGATGTGCCACTCGGGGGCCgcagctgcaccacagaggGGGAGTAGTCCCGCGCGGCATCTTCTGGAGGATAAAGCTCTACTTTGGCACCGTGAGCAAGAGACGTCTCCAGGTCCTCGCTGGACTGGGAGCACGGGGATCCACAGCTGCAGCGGTCGTCCCAGTGGCCCTGGGAGGGGGAGTGACGATGACGGAAGGACTGAAGGGGGTAAGAATCCTCATGATCGATTCCATCTGTtcacagaaaatattttcaaGAACTCAAGTTACAGTATTTGTCTACACAGATCATCAGTATTACTTCTTTGCAGTACAACCTATGCAGCAATTTATCAGAGGATCGATATAAAAACACTCAACTCGTGTCACTGCATATCTCACCTGGTCTGATTCTGCAGTCCAGGGAGTGGAGCTTGTGTCTTGGCTTGTGGTGATATCCACAGTCGTCTCCAGAGTCATCAGTTGTTATTATTGGTGCCACTTGATCAGCCTGATGAACACAGGGGGGAAAAAGACATTCTCACGATtctgtgaaatacaaaataccAAGATCTTAATCGTTTTCTTAACAAAACGTACGTCtctcaggtcaaaggtcatctcCAGGTTCCTCCAGAACTTGTCTGCAAAGCCGGGGTAGATATCCAGCACCTCCAGCAGGTCTTCCCTCTGGATGCGGTGCAGGTCACAGTAGGTGATGGTGTGCACGTCGGAGTTGGACTTCCCCGGATCGTCATACAGGTGGATAGCCTCGCCAAAGATGTCATTCCTTTCTGCAAGAGCATGAACACTTTTTATTCGAGTAGCTGCTGTCTTTAAAGTTTGATTTAGGAGATTTTCAGGGGCTACTTTGTAATTAGATGTTACCTAATATGGCAACCACCACATCATCCCTAATGATCTTGATCGAACCACGCGAGATGAAGAAGACCGAGTCCAGGATGTCTCCGTAGTGGATCAGGGTATCGCCTGGAGGAGCGTGGACTGTCTTGAACCTCTTGGCCAAGGCGCGCAGACAGGCTTGACTGCCTCCGCGGAAAGCCTTACAGTTCTGCAGCAGGGATCTGTTCAGGTGCAAACAGATGTCGGCCTGCAGAGACTCTGGAAACCCCTTCAACACCTGAATATACGAAAAAAACAATCGAATAATCAGCGATTAGAAGCAAAACCTGAACCCTGAACAACCACATGCAagctttctctgtttttacttACAGCGTTCATGTCGATGCCGTTTGTGTAGGCCCAGGCGTGCTGGAAGTACTCCTCCAGCCGCTGACGCAGGCAACCGGGGATTTGGTGGAATCGGATGAACTCTTTGACTCGCAGCATCTGGGTGTGGTAGCGGGTTGTACCTGAATACAGCCGCTGGATGATGGCAGACACGTTCCCAAATATGCTGGCATACATTAGAGCTGAGGCagaagaggacacacacaatCGAACAATAAGACCCAGGATATTTCAGTAACTAATGTTTATGAGTGTCTGTAATTTGGTGCATAAGTAAAAATCctgttttgtagttttataaAGTGAACCATCCCCAGGCCAGTAATTTTGACAGTGTCCCTAATAGTGTTGTTCAACTCACATCCGATCACCATGACGCAGATGGAGAAGATCTTCTCCGAGTTGGTGTTTGGAGAAACGTTGCCGAACCCGACGCTCGTCAAGCTGCTCAGTGTGAAGTACAGAGCGGTGACGTATTTGTCTTTGACCGACGGACCAGAGCTGGAGTCGCTGTCGTTGTACGTCTTGCCCAGTTGTTCAGCCAGGTTGTCCAGCCAGCCGGTCTCCGTGTACGGCCTCTCCACAAAGCCGATGGCGTACCAAATGCAGGCCAACCAGTGGGCGATGAGTACAAAGGTGCACATGAGTAGGAAGAGGACAGCAGCTCCGTATTCCGAGTATCGGTCCAGTTTTCTTGCCACGCGGACCAATCGTAGCAGCCGAGCAGTTTTCAGCAGGCTTGTTAAGGTGGCCATCTTTGGTGTCCGATAAAACAGGGAAGGAGATGTTAGGCAAGGAAATGACCATTCAATGAAGAGTAGCTTTAAAAAACTTAACTTCCGCCAAGGGGGCTACGTTTTTACCTCTgaccatttgtttgttggttggtttgtttgtaagcaagattacggAAGAACTGCGAGATGGACCTCCACAGAGTTtattggtggaaggatgcggtttgggtcagggaagaatccattaacaTTTGGTACTAATCccgatcagggggcggatccaggattatttatttttttaaccatggatcttgaaaaaaatCAGGTACATTTAGAAATCTGATATCTACGAAATTGGTAAAGCTTGATTGAAATTAAGGGGATTTTTGGGCATTGGCGAATTCAGTAGTTACCTCTGCCCCCTGATTTgaaactgcaccaaaatgtaatgagttcttccctgacccattctGCCTCCTTCAAGCAAGTCTCATTAGAATCGGTTCAGTTGTCTTTGTGTAATCTTGGTCACAACCAAACGGACAGAGTTGAAAACATTTAAGCATCACTGCCAAAATAATTGTATGAATCAATTCAAACAATGAGAACAATCAAAGTTCTTACCTCCTCAGAGCCAGATCTGAATATGAGGAGGTCAAAGGGGATCGCTGCAAACAGATCAATGGGGAACCAGCCTTTAATATAGTGCTTGGCGATCCGGGTCGGCTGTGTCACCACCTCGTCGTTCTTGTCCACGTACGTCGTGCGAAGGTTGATGACTATATCCACAATAAACAGCACATCCACCATGAGGTCAGCCACATTCAGAGGGTTACACGTGTAGCCACAGATCCTTTGACGTAAATCCCCGTGCACGTCCAAGAGGAAGGTGGCCGAGTAAGGAGTGAAGACGGCCGTGTAGAGGACCAGCAGGAGGATGATCCAGTCCCAAAACGCCTTGAAGGGGCTGTAGTGAAGCAAGATCAACCATGTTGTCTCTGGCACCTGGAGTTTGTATTCAGGAAGTACATCCGACTCCAGAGAAAGTACCTGAGCATAAAGAATGCAGCAGTACGCAAATGATTCTCACTTATAAACACAGAATTTCAGTCTTTCAGGGGGAAATTTTATGTGAAACTATTAGTTGCAATTTGAGAAAACAAGATATTCTGAAGAAAAAGACACTAAACCAAATACATTCTCCAAAGGGTTCTGATCCTACCCAACAGACCTTTCTAGAAGACGCACTGTTTtgatggagctggtggaggcTGCGCGCTCTACGACCTTGTAAGTCCAACAAATCCTTGACCATTGTGTAATTGGTGAATCTCTGACTTGACTAAAGTTTGCATCCACTTAGTATCTATAGCATTAAATTTCAAGTTTgcaaaaaaatttaaactaCAGCAAAGGTAAAGGAGCAGAGTGCTGTAATCAACCCGGCCTGAGCTGACTGAGGGCAGGATGCTGGTGGCCTGGAGCTGTAATGATAAACCGGGCGTCACAGACACACGACTGAGTTCATGTGCTGCCAAAGTCCTCATGTTCTCTCTCGCCCAGTTTCAAAGTGATGCTTGCTGCCCTGATGAATGTCGCTGATATAACACGCAGCTTCATAAACAGGTAGCTGTGAAAGACCGTCAGATAAACAGACACGCAGACAGGGATCAACACGTGACCCCGTGCACCAAGGTCGCGGGTCATTGCAAACActtcctttgtgtttgtttcatatcAGCGTCCTGCGGGTGCAGTGATGCAGAATGCTGAGCCTCggggctgcagcagcagcagcaggtctcaCATTGAACTGTGGCTAAATGTAAATTTGCTTTTCACACCCATGAGAAAAACATTCAGCCACTAAACAACCTACTGATTTTTCCACCAGCAGGTTAATTACAGCAGTTTTCCATTATTGCCAACTTCCTGGAAGGCTCTTTAAATCAAAAGTGAGTAAGTGTGATATCTTAAATGAACCTGACAATCCTCTAAAGCATCACAGGCCGTTAATGTCACAGACTCTCACTGGAAATTTGGTCAAGAATGAGTAAACAGTAAACTGTTGCATGAGCCCTGTGCGAGGTTCCTGGCCCCCGTACCTGCGTGACCTTCTCTGTGACCTTGGAGGGGCTGAGCAGCTCCGCCCTGGGGGTTGGAGGCGAGCAGCATTCGGGGCCCCTGCTGCCGGGTCCCCCACTCTTCATTAGGTCTGACTCAGACATGGAGCTCTGCTGGATTACAGGTTAtcccattatttatttatacttagGCCACAGAGATGTAAAACAACCTCTTTGGTACTTTGATTCCTTTAATTTTCAACGAAGACATTTGCTCACTACAACTCGTACTCCCATTGTGTTTGTGACGTACTTTTCTTGCTGTACTGGACTTTATTCCTTTCATTAACTTACATGTAACTTCTAATGTAAGCCTCCATATATTGGGCGCCTGCTAGTTCACCTCCATATACGGAAGTTTAGTTGAgataaactttatataaattaaaaccatgtctgtctgctgcatgtcttcccaACTCTCCCCAATTCAGACTTATGCTCTCAATcaataaatctataaataaaacctGCGCTCCCtcataaaatcaaaaaaaaaattgccttATCATTTTTCATTCTGAATTTTCCCTGGATGCAAAAAAGGGAACTATACTCAGGGACGTTAAATATTCACTGCACCCTTTGATCAATTCCTCTCTACTCTGATTTCGCAGAATGCCCATCTAGCTCTGCCCCTCCCAAAAACACTCTGTCCTCAAACACAGGATAGTCTCAATACTTCACTCACAAGGTGTAACTGCACagaagaggcagcagcagaaagatgaGCTCTCACCAGTCTGTCAACTCTCAGGTTTTTAAGTCCAGTCATAAACACAACTCACCTGATTTGACACCAGAATATCAGATCCTCCTCGACCTTGACCAGCGCGCAGCCATCACTCAAACTTCCATCCTCCTGAACACTTTAGTTTGGACGAGTATGTTCAAAAAAAccttcactctcctctttcTTGCTTCATATTTACCCAAAACAAATGCAcgtctgttttctctgttggaCGCAGACGTCGATGCTGAACCCTCCGCTCTGACACGGGGCAGAGGACTGGCCTGCAGCTCACATGTTGCGGCGCGACATTCGCCAACACTGGGAAACAATCGATGCCATACTATAGCTGAGAGGAACTGACAGAAAAATCTATGACGGGCATTGATAAACAGAGCAAATGGGCTGAGAGCTGGTGCACAGGACTTCCCCATTAACATCAAATTACCATTTCAACATTCTCGTGGGCAGTTGGCTTCGGTACTGGACATTTAAAATATAGTTCAGGCTGTGACGTACATGTGCAAAAATCATAAAATCAGCTGAATGTATAGTATCCGCTCAATATGCTGCATGCACACTGTTAATGTGGGATCTTATTGACTCTACAGTAATATGAGGGGGTAATGACCTGTGATGACATTGGCTCAAAATGTCCTTCAGCTCTGACCTTCAGTCGTCTGTATACTTTATCAACttaacataaatacacagtttTGCATGATTTGTCAATGAGGAAAAAGTAATTGTAGtctttaaactttttaaataggaaatcaaacttttttcttgaaaggcaaaaaacaaaccagacacaaattatgaataaatgtatgtttatttcctctttcattttttcCATATAGATGATTTCAAAATGGGCAAAACTTATAATGACAGAACAAGCTTCAGTATCAGAACCAACAGATGTACAAGGTTATCAAAACCTTTCTTTGTGTAAATTAACATTCCACATTACTCCGTGTCCAGCCCGGTGTCCGGGGGTCGTTCTCAGCTGACAGCCTGGATATTGTCCCACACTCTAACTACGTCTGGATAGTCAGTCAGAGCCTCTACTAGTGATGAGGCAGCATCCAGCTGGTCCTGGTCCAGAGACGTCATGTTGCTGGGAAGAAACTCCATCCCAGAAGACGTGATCTGCATCCCCAGCTTCTCCAGCGAGGCTCGCACCTTACTCAGGTCCGTCGTGTCACAAATGAACTGGAGGGAGAGCAAATCAAACTATGAGTCAAACTGTAGCAGGATGCAGCTTTAGTCTGTAAAATGTAAgaagcaacagaaaacactgaaaaactcCCAATTAACATTCAGACAGTCGGATGTTCAGGACCGTGACAGGATCTCTATCTGGAGCTCTCTGAATCTTAACTGAATACCACTGGTCCGAGGACGTTCAGGCACATACgctcatttaaaatttgaattccACAACCACAGCTGCTGCTATTTGCATCTTTGTCTCCTCGTGTGTCTGCACTGAGGAGacgtctcttcttctctgacctTCAGGAGAGgcagctcctcctcatcctccgtCTCCTGGACGTCTTCGGCTCCGGCCTCGATGGCCAGCTCCAGAGCTCTTTCCGCCGAGATGGTGTCGCCCGCCgcccccaccacccccctctTGGTGAAGTTGTGGCGGACCCCGTCGGACAGCATCCCACTGTGGACAAGCAGAGAATT
This is a stretch of genomic DNA from Hippoglossus stenolepis isolate QCI-W04-F060 chromosome 21, HSTE1.2, whole genome shotgun sequence. It encodes these proteins:
- the kcnh6b gene encoding potassium voltage-gated channel subfamily H member 6; this encodes MSESDLMKSGGPGSRGPECCSPPTPRAELLSPSKVTEKVTQVLSLESDVLPEYKLQVPETTWLILLHYSPFKAFWDWIILLLVLYTAVFTPYSATFLLDVHGDLRQRICGYTCNPLNVADLMVDVLFIVDIVINLRTTYVDKNDEVVTQPTRIAKHYIKGWFPIDLFAAIPFDLLIFRSGSEEMATLTSLLKTARLLRLVRVARKLDRYSEYGAAVLFLLMCTFVLIAHWLACIWYAIGFVERPYTETGWLDNLAEQLGKTYNDSDSSSGPSVKDKYVTALYFTLSSLTSVGFGNVSPNTNSEKIFSICVMVIGSLMYASIFGNVSAIIQRLYSGTTRYHTQMLRVKEFIRFHQIPGCLRQRLEEYFQHAWAYTNGIDMNAVLKGFPESLQADICLHLNRSLLQNCKAFRGGSQACLRALAKRFKTVHAPPGDTLIHYGDILDSVFFISRGSIKIIRDDVVVAILERNDIFGEAIHLYDDPGKSNSDVHTITYCDLHRIQREDLLEVLDIYPGFADKFWRNLEMTFDLRDADQVAPIITTDDSGDDCGYHHKPRHKLHSLDCRIRPDGIDHEDSYPLQSFRHRHSPSQGHWDDRCSCGSPCSQSSEDLETSLAHGAKVELYPPEDAARDYSPSVVQLRPPSGTSVGKEAVDRGPQASSLNVPAMYRYWPDRQSQQFSGRTWRSSSVRNSYHPPPFTEERPSELESRLELLHSQLNRLETRMTTDINVILQLLQRQMAPVPPAYSTVTSSTLPSNSPSLYGTGTPVVHSMYPISPIQMDTQRSQESLSSGIPVTVASDDTMFMTVTPETETRPGLTAQPSDKSSLVENPRLCGSLRCPSLPGNLDISSGLSEIQKHLSDPVLPVL